A single Botrytis cinerea B05.10 chromosome 1, complete sequence DNA region contains:
- the Bcubc6 gene encoding Bcubc6, translating to MASRAANKRLTREYKTISENPPPYIEAHPSESNILEWHYILTGPPDTPYHGGQYWGTLLFPPNYPFAPPSIKMHTPSGRFQPSTRLCLSISDFHPKSFNPAWEVSTILIGLLSFMTSEEMTTGSVNATKSERKWAASRSRWWNSTGGGSYKKDGTQKGNIKAGDGGAKFRSEWEELDKENWKWMKERGVDIVTGNEEKKDGEENGRDCSGIAMRRPGGSQAVVGAVVEGGREGRSWLQTHKYWIVGGVIFTYVMIARLLSEGHEL from the exons ATGGCAAGTCGAGCTGCCAACAAACGG TTAACCCGTGAATATAAAACCATCTCCGAAAATCCCCCTCCATACATCGAAGCCCATCCCTCCGAATCCAATATCCTCGAATGGCATTATATCCTCACCGGACCCCCGGACACTCCCTATCATGGTGGACAATACTGGGGTACCCTTCTGTTCCCTCCCAATTATCCATTTGCGCCTCCCTCGATAAAAATGCACACGCCGTCCGGGCGTTTCCAACCCTCCACTCGTCTTTGTCTCTCGATCAGCGATTTCCACCCTAAGAGTTTCAATCCCGCGTGGGAAGTCAGCACAATATTGATCGGTCTATTAAGTTTTATGACAAGTGAAGAAATGACAACGGGTTCTGTAAACGCAACTAAATCGGAAAGAAAATGGGCTGCGAGTAGGTCGAGATGGTGGAATAGCACCGGTGGAGGAAGTTACAAGAAAGATGGAACACAGAAGGGCAATATTAAAGCCGGGGACGGAGGCGCAAAATTTAGAAGTGAATGGGAAGAGTTGGATAAAGAGAACTGGAAGTGGATGAAAGAGAGAGGTGTCGATATTGTGACTGGAAatgaggaaaagaaagatggggAGGAGAACGGAAGGGACTGCAGCGGAATTGCAATGAGGAGACCAGGGGGTAGTCAAGCTGTTGTGGGAGCTGTGGTAGAAGGTGGCAGAGAGGGAAGAAGTTGGTTACAGACACATAAATACTGGATCGTTGGTGGAGTGATTTTCACATATGTCATGATTGCAAGATTACTATCAGAAGGGCATGAGCTATAG
- the Bcsam50 gene encoding Bcsam50, with product MTSPNGPKGALVESLLKTDPKSQEELEKAIAEKHMGYALEAAQRNGELIGNNSTKPVTISSIRLLGPSHTRRSFLDGIFDPLLSANRDAPYTLSEALQELSTATNKLRRHGIFHDDISMFIDKPDPAEPSSTPSDIDIYIRARERGVITLKTGTDLGNAEGSAYGNAQWRNIFGGAETLNFNAATGTRTRSAYQATFEAPILSDPDKRVAVDVLSSATSKPWASHEEVLKGGGLKYSWASGGGSTHQIGYSGVWRQVTGLAGNASPTVRNDAGDTVKSSISHTWLKDERNHPILPNQGYLVKSTSEIAGWGPLKGDVGFWKSEVESSGAVKVPGIPGASLTAGIRAGMLYPLGVGFGTAAKPSRINDRFQLGGPTDVRGFKIGGLGPRDRQDAVGGDVYAASSINLLLPLPRLDISTPLRLQLFANAGRLLALKSSETNTSKSVYGTVAEIGREIPSLAVGIGMVYAHPVARFELNFGLPIVVRKGEETRKGLQFGVGINFL from the exons ATGACTTCGCCAAATGGGCCAAAGGGGGCT CTTGTCGAGAGTCTCCTAAAAACCGATCCCAAATCACAAGAAGAGCTAGAGAAAGCTATAGCAGAGAAGCATATGGGATATGCTCTAGAGGCTGCACAGAGAAATGGAGAGCTG ATTGGCAATAATTCCACAAAACCGGTCACAATCTCCTCGATTAGACTCCTTGGCCCCTCACATACAAGAAGGTCATTCCTCGACGGAATATTCGACCCTTTGCTTAGTGCAAACAGAGATGCACCATACACACTGTCGGAGGCATTGCAGGAACTCAGTACGGCTACAAATAAACTTCGTCGACATG GCATTTTCCACGATGACATCTCGATGTTCATTGATAAACCTGACCCTGCCGAACCCTCTTCTACTCCTTccgatattgatatatacatTCGTGCACGAGAGCGAGGTGTTATTACATTGAAAACTGGCACTGATCTTGGCAATGCCGAAGGCTCAGCCTATGGAAATGCACAATGGCGTAACATATTCGGGGGTGCCGAAACCCTGAATTTCAACGCTGCTACCGGTACTCGAACTCGTTCTGCGTATCAAGCTACATTCGAGGCTCCAATTTTGAGTGATCCCGATAAAAGGGTAGCTGTGGATGTTTTATCGAGCGCGACTAGTAAGCCCTGGGCAAGTCATGAAGAAGTCCTCAAGGGCGGGGGTTTAAAATATAGTTGGGCTTCAGGCGGTGGCAGCACACATCAGATTGGATACAGTGGAGTGTGGAGACAAGTGACGGGCTTGGCTGGAAATGCGTCACCTACGGTTCGCAATGATGCAGGAGACACAGTCAAGAGCAGTATCTCACACACATGGCTTAAAGACGAGCGGAATCACCCTATACTGCCAAACCAAGGATATCTTGTAAAGTCTACATCTGAAATTGCAGGTTGGGGGCCTTTAAAGGGAGATGTGGGATTCTGGAAATCAGAAGTAGAATCCAGTGGGGCTGTCAAAGTTCCTGGAATCCCCGGCGCAAGCTTGACCGCTGGTATCAGAGCAGGAATGTTGTATCCGCTGGGCGTTGGATTCGGCACTGCAGCTAAGCCATCACGCATAAATGATAGATTTCAACTCGGGGGACCAACGGACGTTCGTGGATTTAAGATTGGTGGCCTTGGACCTCGAGACAGACAAGATGCAGTTGGAGGCGATGTCTACGCAGCTTCATCTATTAACCTTCTTCTCCCACTTCCTCGCCTCGATATTTCAACTCCACTGCGCCTCCAGTTATTCGCCAATGCCGGCCGTCTCCTCGCACTCAAAAGCTCAGAAACTAATACAAGTAAAAGCGTGTATGGCACAGTTGCAGAGATCGGCAGAGAGATTCCAAGCTTGGCGGTCGGAATAGGAATGGTGTATGCACACCCCGTGGCACGATTTGAATTAAATTTCGGTCTACCCATCGTTGTTAGAAAAGGCGAGGAAACCAGAAAGGGTCTCCAATTCGGAGTAGGCATCAACTTTCTATGA